The region GAAAACTCTCACTGACACTGCCACACAGCTGCGCATGAAGTGGGGTGTCAACGACTTGGCGGTATGGGACAACCGGGCTGTTTACCACACAGCCACATATGATTACGACGGCCCTCGATCTGGACACCGCGTTGTTAGTGTGGCCGAGGCACCATACCTGAACATGCATAGTGTCGGACGCGATGAAGCTCTCAACGGAAAGGCATAGGGAATAGTGACGGAATCGGTTGTCCTTGTACTAGATAGAGCTCAAGATAGTGGCTAGCCAGAAATTGGTTTAGCTTTTCCCCAGGTCTTCTCAATGTGAAAGCACGTATACCGGTACGCTGTACTCTTACTACTTGCCCGTCCGTCATAAGACACCATCTGCCGTCCACCGACATATCCGGAGCTACCCAACCTAGACCAAGGCTCCCGAAATATTGACAAGGGCCTCTCGAGGTATCCTGGATCGATATCGCCGACAGGTCAGAGCGGGCATTCAGCAGACGGATGTGGCAGAAAGAGGTCGGAGCAACTTTCTAATATGGCGCACACGAGTGAATTGACCCTCATTGCTACTGTTGGGAGCGCTTGGATCAGGTACGTTCAGGAGTGGAAATGTGTATCGCTGTAAGGATCAGAGAGATCAGAAGGAAAGTCCGGAATATGACTCGGGCCAGTCCGATCCTTGGCGCTGGGCCGGCATCTCGATGTCCGGTCCAGTCACGTGGTCGGCGCCTCAACACCAAACACCCCTTCTCCGCAAGACGCTTACATATCAAGCAGTGCTAGATCAGTCCAATTCAGATGGATTGAGGCTGGAGAGGCTGAAAAAAAGGCTCTGGATACAAAACAAGCCAGTCATTCCACAAGTTCTCAGTTCAAAACTAGCGAGAAAGGACGTGTGTTGATACATGGTCGCTAAGCTCTATAAGTCGGTTTTCgttcttcttctcctctcCCATAATCTATAGTTCTCATAATACATGATTTCATCTAGCAACCCAGAACCATGTCTACATCTATTTTCAAATAACACTCAAACCCACCTCACTATTTTGACGGCACCGTCTCCGTAACTGGTCTCTGTATGACACCTTGCTCTCCCGCTTCCACAGATTCGTCTTTATTTTCACTCTCGCCAGTCTGCACGCTTTCTTGCTTTTCTTCCTTCACCTCCTCCTTCCGTTGCAGTCCCCGGTCCTTGACCAAAAAGCAGCCCAAGAGACACGTACCCATAAAAGGTGCCAGGACGGTAAACACGGTGTGAGAAGCAGTCATATAGCCATCTAGCAGAGCCTCGATATCTGCACCGGGGAGGTTGTTGAAACTGGGTATGCTGTACGAAGACGAAACGAGAGTCCGGAGGTGTGGCGGCAAACTGTTCCGCAGCGAACTCTGCATGACTTGCGCTGAGACTGCAAGACCGACGGCGCCACCAAGGCCTCGCAGGAAGTTCCGGTTTGATATGACAACAGCTCGCTGGGCTTTGGGTGAATGCGCTTGCAGGGCAATAAGGCATGGCTGAAAAACGTTCCCAACGCCGGCACCTAGTATTGCCAAGACAATGCCAATGATACCTGGAGCAGTTGTTCTGCTGAAGAAACACATGGACACAGCCCCCCTATGCTCTTGGTTAGCAAAGTCCAGTCGCTAAACAACCACAGATTCAACTAGCAGGCCAAAAGGCAATGTAGGGCAGAAAATTGGGAGTAAAGGAAAAGGAGAATACTGACAAAGTCCAAAGTGTAAATCCAGACCAGATAACCTCCCCATATCTACCGCTTTTCGATATATAAAGCCCCGAGCCGACGCTGAAGATCATTTGAACTGCAACAAACGGTACCAGGAGAGCAGATGCCCCAACTGGGCTGTACCCCAGAACATTCTGGAAGTAGATTGGCAGATAGTACAGCGCCGCATAATACGCGAACCCAAACAAGAAGTTTTGTGCGAGTATGACGCTAACGGCTGGTGTTTTGAACATGGACACTAAACAGTAGCAAGGTGTTAGCAACCATGTCTCGTGTGTGAATTCCAAGGGCAAACTTGCGAGGCATAACAGGCAGGCGGGATACCTTCCACTCCACAATCAGGAAGGCGACGAATGCAACGGCCGAGATGGCAAGCATTGCAATGACCATGGGAGAGTTCCAGACGAAGTAAGAGCCTCCTCCGGATATGGGAACCAGGAAAAATACAATAGCGATTGAGCCGGTGATGATTCCCCAGTAGTCGATCAACCCTAGTGTCTCCTTGCGTTTCCTTGGCGGCATTGACGACGGTACCAAGAAGAATGATAGTACAGCTGACGCAGCAGCCAAGGGTCCCAGGAGGTAGAAGAAGTTGCGCCAGGAAGATGTTTCTGCAAAAGCGGCAGAGACAAATGGACCTATAATGTTACCCAAGCCAATGCATCCACCGAGTAGACCCTGATAATAGCCACGCTGCTGAAGGGTAACGATGTCGGAAACGATGATCATGGTAAGCGAGTTGATGCCTCCCATGGCAATACCAGCAAGCGCCCGGAAGATGTACAACGAGGGTCCATTCTTAGCAGTCGCACACAAGATGTCGCCTACCGCCAACAGTATAAGTGCCGACAGGTAAACCACCTTGCGGCCAAAGATATCAGAAAGCCGACCGTAGAGGACCTGAAACACGGTATTGCCGACAAACGAAGAAGTACCTGCCCAGGAGATGGTGTCCTGGGCGTTTAGATCTCTTGCCATTGTTGGCAGAATCACCGCGATACCATTCTGATCTGCGTATGTGATCAAAAAGGCAAAAGCCAGGGTCCCGAATACGATGATGAGTCGGGCGCGAGGGAGGAGGTTGGTTTGGTCCACGAGAGTCTTCTCAGCCTGCTTTTGCTGGCTCGAAGACGACATTGTGGACGATGGAGGTACGACAAAAAAGACAAGACAATCTGAACTACAGGCCACAGGAGGTGTTGAGCAGTCGTGTGGCGTTTTAGACGATTCCTAGTTCGCATTTCCGGCTCGGAAAAGCGATGCGAGGCAAGGCAAACTTAGTTTGGTCCGACCTGCTAATTGACCGATCGGTGATTTTTGTCGGCTTTTTCCCCATTTGGACTAATCGGAACAAAGATCTACCGAGCTTTCTTAGTGCGAACAGGCTGTTCTAGGCGATAAGAGGGGCCGTCTTATACTCCATACCTTTTCAATATGCCAGTCCTTCCATGTTGGTTCTCATCTTTACAGGTGCGCCTAGCTAGGGCATACCTTGTAGCAACGGGACGTTTAGAGCGTACGGTACCACTCCATTGCTCTTTTACCCGAGAAATATATTGCAGCGAGATGCCGACGCAACTGTAATATGGGTGAAACGGCACTGTCACCAAGACTGTCTTGGGATACAGCCTACCATCTGGTCAGCTCTCTACTCCATATCCGTGCGTTCAGAACCACAGCTAGTCAGACCTTCCAGGAAACAACAGCGCTTCGTCAGGTTTACCTTCCAAACTGCCAAGAAATTCCGGCAAGTTAACCTTAAGTTCGCCAGAGTCTTAGCCGACGAGCAGAGTCTTGGACGCCGATTCCCCACCACATGAGCCCACCTTCCGCACACCACAAAAGACACAGCCAATACAGCTTACGTGGTTGAAGCTGAGTATGGTATGGCGCATGGATTGACCGCCTCCACGCGATTGAACGCCTGCCCTTCTCCTTGGACTATTCTGGCGATGCGCGCGGGCTGGCTAGCAGTCGTTCCTCCAAGACCCACGTACACCCCACCAGACACGTAACATGCTTTGGCGGGCGTAACCGCAACGGGCCGCCGAAGCGCCCAGAGTCTAGCCGACTAGTGCCCGAAGGATATCTCAACGCCAACGATATGGGACCAACTACTCCAAAAACGATATCGCCTTCTATTCCACTCTGTAGTAGTGCCTATCATAATAGTGCTTATCGTAGTAGTATTCGATCTTCTTCTCGTTACCAGCGGGAAGGTTTTTCAATTGAAATAAGCGCTAGGAGATTTCCGTCTCACTCAGCCCGGCAGACTTAACATCTCTACCGCTGTGATGGGCAAAGATATTCCCTCAAACTACTGTTCCCTGATAGGTGGAAGAAGTAGGATAGCGAGGCGAAATCGGTCAAGCCCTTGCACGTCGGTAAGCGCTACCGGTGATTCCGGTGGCTATGGTTCCTCTTATCAGGTAACTTCTGGGATCTCGGGCGGTCTTGCCTGTCGCAGATCGTCCAAGACCGATTTGTTTGCGGAGGACGTGGCGGTGAGATGGAAGCAAGGCTGGGTCAGGGCTAGTTAGATCTGGGGGTACTAGAACTGATATGAACATGGTGGGCTCCTGTTCTGAATCGATGGAGGGTTTATTGGGCCTAGCGTGATGCGAGACTTTCACAAGGATGCCTTGTTCAGAAGGATGGAGTGTGGATAATAACTGATGCTTGAGTAGCTTTCACAAATAGGGCGATGTGCATTGCCAACAATCCCAGATCCACTTACGCGCGAAGCATGCGCAGAAATTGAAGACGAAAATCCCATCAGAGAGGGGCTGAACTGTATTCTATGGAGACGATGCGTCTCTTCCAAGTCTATCCTTGAGTAGAATAAAGTACTTTTTCAAGTCGCTGCTAAGGTGAGCGACCGGTTCGGGTATCTCGGGTTGGCTTAGTTGAGATTGCTGTGGCCTTGCCGATTGCTCATTCAAAACCTCCATTAATTCAATGCATCGCTGGACTTCAGTTTCGACGGCCATTGCGAGAATTTCGCCTTCTCTCCCCGTGGTGTTGACCTGGAAGCTGCCAAAGTAGACGGGGAGGGTCGGGGGACTGGAGACGGAGAcgcagactccgcaacaatcaatcggatcggcatgattgattcctatctaggttaaaggctgcctaatgaagtaattctttaacctatataggaatcaatcatgtcaatcgattgattgttgcggagtctgcgGAGACGTTGAGTGTCCACTCGAGACAGCAGCCCACTCTGTGCAGAAGGAGCAGACATATCCACATCGTGTTCTTCTTGGCACAGGATTGACAACCGAGTGACTTCTCAACAGACGATATTGCTTGCCGAGTAAGGTTTAGTACTTGGTCTAGTGGGACGTCTGCCTGCTGTACATTCAACTCGTACATGCGATGAAGATAGGTAGTTTGGCTCTCGATACAGAAACACGTTTCTGTGTTACCAACACTGCTACTACCGCTCTCTGAGTGCTCGAATTGGAGAGAAGAGGTGGGTGGGAAATTGAAGTTGCCGGGAGGACTCTCAGAATTGAAGCCGTTCACACTTGGAGCGTCGTGTGCTTGGGACCCGAAGCTTGGGAAAAAAGCATTGTTGAGGAATGATCTGCGAGAGGCGAGTTGGTTGGCGCCAGGGAGATGCTCCTGCAGTTCAACAGGTTTGGTTCGAAAAAGTCGGATTGTTGTGGATCCATCTGGTTGCCGAAACATGGTGCTTTAGTCATAGTAAGTATCCATGTCACTCTCAAACCGGATAAGCACACATACTCTGCAGGCTCTCAACTGAACTGGACGTGTTGTAGTCAATGTCCTTGGTAGGCCTCACGGATATTTGGGACGAGCGGCGGGTTTTTCCTTTGGGCTTGCCCAAGGGTAAGCCGGGGCTATACGTGCAGGTAAAGTTCAACCTCTCACACCGTGAGCATTGAGGTTTGGTCCGACAGCACTTGACTTTGGATCGAAAACATTGGTCGCATGATGAGTTGGTCCGGGCTGATTTACGAGAATCCATTTCCATCGATGACAAGGCTGCTGTAGGGGCGTAAATGCGGTAGTAAGCACGCATCGTCTTATATCTTATACTGCCCAGTTGCCCCCTGGAAGTTTTTCTCGCTAAAAGACGCATCTATGCCGAGAAATGGTGCCATATGGGGGTAAATAGAGGTATGCTGGGACTCCAAAAGCATGACTAGCTTATCGGTACGTTGCTCTTGGGAAATTCCATGTCGACAAACAATTCGACGATACCTGTTGTTTACGGCCCTGTATCCCAAGCTGCAATCTTCATTGCGGCGGCTTGGAGCGGCCGCTAGACCATGTCAATTGCCAAGACGCAAGCCTCGACATGAAGGATTCGTGTCCAGTGGGTGGATAGATGAATGACGCCAGGATAGGCCGGGCTATGCAAAGTATCCACGTATGAGGGGAACAACGAGAGTTTTAGGTAGCAACCTGCCCCTGGGAATGAATCACATGCGTCATCCGGGCCGTTCCTTACAACAGGGGTTGCCTGGCCCCGACTGCTGTACACATTTATTACCCAAGTAGTACGGCGAGTTGATGGACGCGCTCGTGATCGTCATTGCATTTTGACTCGGAAGAATTGCCCTGAGTTGTTCTCTGAGTCGTTCCGTATGGTATTGCTGGTCACTGACGGCTGGGTCTGGGCTTTTTATCGGCCCGGCATCAGTCGGCTTTCCATCTTCACATGCACATGACTGCGTTGCCTATTCGCACTTACATTGTAACCTGCAGCAAGCCGGCCTTGTGTTGTAGCCCCAGTCTCTTTCTCAAGTCCCTTAACATAGAGACCTGCCCGCTGCCAGACACGGGTAGCAATCCTCATCGAAATGTCTACTTTTGCGTACAGTTTTTCCCCTAGCATCATTCTTCTGTGGCTAGCTAACCCTCTTCCATAGCAAAGCCACGTTCTCTGCAACCCGCTATGCCGTCTCTCGGCCTTCCTATCCGCCTGCGCTATACGAAAAAGTCCTAGGTTACCATAAAGGACAGCAACGACTATGTGTCGACCTGGGAACCGGCCACGGTTTGATACCCAGATACTTGGCATCCAGCTTCGACCACGTGGTGGGGTTGGATCCTTCTGCTGGCATGGTTGCCGAGGCGAAAGAGCGAAGCAAAAGTTTCACAAACTTGAAGTTCATGCAATCCTCCGCAGAGAAGATGCCAATGATTGCCGATGACTCGGTAGATCTCGTCACTGCTGGACAGGCCGCCCACTGGTTCAACCATACCGATGTGTTCAAGGAGCTCCGCCGAATCCTTCGACCACAGGGTACTTTGGCCTACTGGGGATACAAAGACCATGTACTGGTCAACCGTCCGATCGCGACCAAGGTGCTCAACGACTACGCATAtggaaaggagaagaagTTTCTCGGTAGTTATTGGGGCCAGCCGGGCCGCTCGATTGTTCAGAATTTGCTTCGGTCTGTGCATCCCCCTCCGTCTGGTTGGGCAGACATTATGCGAATAGAGTACGAGCCCGAAGCTCCTGCAAACTCTCCCACTCCAAACGAGAAGTTGATGTTCAAGCGTATGCGCTTGGGGGAGATGGAGGAGTATATCCGTACCTGGAGTTCGGTGCATTCGTGGCAGCTCGAGCACCCAGACAGGGTGCGAATACGCGATGGTGGGAAAGGCGACGTTGTCGATGAGATGATGGAAACCATGGTCGCATCTGACCCAAGCCTTCAAGTCAATGGCGCTAATTGGCAGGAACTTGATATAGATGTCGAGTGGGGTAGTTACATTCTGCTTGCACGTAGAAACTAGGTGTTAGTCCATAAGCAATATGACTAGTACCTATTTCACGAAGCCCGTATCACTTAGTGCCCACAATGCTCAACAAGAACCCGGTGAACACGTGCTGTACAGCGTCTACCGCGTGACTGAATTCCGCCGACTCAACTCAGAATTTGGTTTGAGCGGGGCCTGCCATGCAGGAACCTGGGTTCAATATCGGCGTATCCATGAGGCCAGAACGCACCGAAGAGAATCATGTCCGCTTATGGGTATCGTGGGGTGCTGCTGTCGTCCTGCTGTATGGCGTGCGTCTCAATGTTATCAGAAGTTTCCGATCGAAGTTATTCGAtcgccaaggcgctagtcctCAATCGGTTAACTCACATATCCGACCAGACATCATCAGCAACTCAGCATCACCAAACACCCTTTAGGGTCACTCTAATAAATTAAATTCAACTCAAGATTGCGACTAAATGCTGCACAGCTTGCGCGTTCAAATTGACGCAGCGTACGTACGCTTGGACATCTTGTAACTATGGCTAGCGTTGCGCCTGCCGTGCCCGTGCGTACGCTCAGACCGAGCCCGTGTCCCAATCTTACCCCACGCGCATCTACCGGGCCCTTCTCCATTAAGCAAGTCATGGCAGTGGGTAATACTCAACGACATGGGTAGGAACTGGGTGCATGCATCCGTTCGGCATGGCATGCAGCACTTGCCCATGCAGTCATCATTTAGACGCAGCCGAAAACCCCAGAGATCGAGCCCATGAGGACGAAGGGAAACACGGAAGCTTTTCATACAGATGTTATCAGGTTCTCGAGATTTTACGTGGGAGAACCGGAGGCAGCATGTCTGGCCTCCTCCTTGGGTTAGAGAGAACATTGATTCTTATCTGCAACTGCATCATGTGACACGGGCGAGTACGGACACCAGGTCGAAGACATTGCGATGCTGTTGGTCGTTTTCAAGAACAGAAGCAGCAGCGTCCATATGATGTATGTGGCAGTCTTTTGAAAAAGCAAAGAGACGCAGTGTGAAATGAAAAAGCAGAGAACGTACACAGAGAATCGAGGTTTACACATGCATCTACAGATGTGTACGGACAGCCTAGCCTGTATCGGGAGTATGACACATGGTAATAGACGTAGTCGCAATTCCTATTTGAAACAAGGCCAGTGTTGGTCGGCATAATAGGACACTCTTGTATACGCGTGATGCTATACCTGGGCTGTAGGAAGTGTATATATAGAGGTTATATTATATCATGTAACTATACTTCATATGAAAGATCCTACTCAGAGTGGAGTCGCCAACAGCCCTGTTTGATGGACCAAGTCACAGGCCAAAAGAACCTTCCTACACCACCTATCCAAATGTGGTCCTCGCATTCCCAAGAGTACAAAACACCAGTTTCCCATTTCCCATCTCCCCTTCAATACACAACGCCAAGACGAACATCACACCCCAAACCACCCAGTCCCAGACCCTCGATAAACTCATCATGGTCCTTCACAACCCCATAACAACTCTGCTTCCAGCCCGGAAAATGGCTCGCCTTCACCGTGATGCGCACATGCCAGATATACATTGTCATATGATTCACGCCGAGCCGGACCTGAGTGATAACACGTCGCTTGAGCCACAAGATCCACTTTGGTGTTTTATTGTTGAGCACGGCGGAGACGACAAGCATTGCTGCGTTCGGAGGGCCACTCAGGCCACTCCATGCGGTAGGCGTGAGGGTGTAATCGGGAAATCGCAACTGGAACAAGAGCAGTTTGTGTATATCCATCTCCTCCTTTGAGCTGTGGTCGAGATTCAGGCGCAAGGTACCTGCGGGGTTGTAGTAACTCTTGATGCGCTTGCGCACCTCGTCGCTTGCCTGTGAGGCTCGAAGCGGTGTTGGAAAGAAGACTTTGAGATAGTCGTCTAGGACGAAGAGGGGGAAGCGGTGGGTTGATAGCCAGAGAGGACGAAATTCCTTCCGGATGGTGGTGCACACTTGTGTCAGTCCGATGTAGGGTAGAGGCCTTACAGACGGCCGGGGATCCTCTGGCTTTTTACCCCTGGTCTTCTTGGGCTTGAGGTGTGTGAGGGGAAAGGTCCGCTGACTTGTTTCAATCGCGAATTCGTAGATGCGATTACGTAGTTCTGGTTGGGTTAGCATGTTTGAGCCGGGGACATTGGGTTACGCACCTCCTGGTAGGTCCATAAACCTGAATACATGGTTCTGTGCTACGACATCAAGCTCCTCGGCTTCCGGCACTGCATCGCGATGGATCCTGGTCTGTTGAACGTTCCCCCTTCGTTGGCGATGCTGTATTGTCTTCTGGCGCTTTCTGCTAACCGTCGTGGTGTCGACCTTTCGTTTAGTGCCTGCGGTCATCCTGATAGGCTCGATCTTGGTCTTGTCTGCAGCGTCAGCAACAGATACGTCTACGAAGTTGGTTAGAGATTACTCACATTGTATTGGCAAAGTCGACGAGCACTGGTCAgggtggttgagtagtggTTAAGGTTGAGAGATGGAGAGGAAATGCTAAACAGGTGAGGTGCGGTGCGGTGCGTTTGTATGGCACCAACACTAGCCTTGGCGTTGGGTAAAGAAGCGGTACGCATGCGGCTGCTGGTGCCTAACCACACCGACAATAGCAGTCAGGGTCCATTGACAGCCCTGGAGAACAGTGGAAAAGGCACAACGAGCCAATTAGAGAACAGTTTTGGTCCAGAACCACACAGCCAGATAATTACACGCCTATGGCACAAACCACGTCCTGTAGTGAATAGCGATATGCATTGATTTGAACGGCGCTCTAACGAACCCTGATCGTTCCGGGTTATTGTATCCGACATGACGAGCATTCCAGCTTCTCTACATGCTCGCTCCCACAGTCTCTGGCATGTTGATAAGCCAGTTTTCCCAGAATCTGAAGCCGTCGATGCCCTGCTCACGACACAGTGCGCCAGATTCTTCGGCCATCTCCAGCTCTTCAGTTGCGACTCCAACGCTCCAACCAAATCTTTCAGCCGTCTCTTGAGCGGTGACGCCTCGTCCGTACATTTGCCAGTCCCATGTAACTTCGTTGGCTGGCGGCTCTTGATGCAGGATCTTCAACCAGGCCAGGAGACTGGCGATGGTCTTCTCATCCGTGCGGTCGCGACCTTGGACGACTAAAAGGCCACTCTTGAACTGCCGTAAACGTACTGGGAGTTTGAGCGTGTCCCACATTCGAGCTGCCTTTTCAAAATCTGAAGGGCTGACAAGCTCAACGCCCCCTCTTGCGCGGTTAAAGACGGCCCACAAGTCTACAAGTGTCATGATGCCACCCTCTTTTCGTAGTATCCCCCGAGTATCGTCTGTCAACCACTCGGCCAAATTCCTTGAAAGCTCTGATACATATAAGGATTCTGAACCTGATCCAGTGCCCAGCATATCCTTGGTGGTAACCAGACCAAGTGCAGAAGCAGACTGGGATGCCAACGCATTGGCTTCGGAACTATCACTAGTGCCTAGGTTGGCCTGCGACGCAAACTGTTCAGCTAGAGCAATAATCTCCTTTGCTGAAGTCATCAGCGCTTCGAGATCTTCAAATGCACCGCCTATCATAGCCTCATTATTCTGTCTCTGCTCCAGACCGCGCCGCTCCAATCCTGCAATACCGACAACTCGAGGCCGCTCCTCTTCGGCAGACGAACCATCGGGATTTGGGGCGTAGCCGTCCTGAAAACTCCCAGAGGCTGGCCGCGGTTTCGGAATCGGTGGGGCACTTTGCAGCAGCCATTTGCGTTGGATCAGGGCATTCTTCAGACGTTCGTAGAAGATGGGCCCTCCACCCGCACGAAACGACATCTTGATGCATTCGACAGACTCAGACTGCAAAGGTGATGCAAGAGTAGGACCTGGTGACTGGGACCTGCTAGGCTCTTGAAGTATATCCAGACGCCTGTCGGCAGCTGTTGTCAAAGATGCGCCGCATATCTCACAGTTGAGCAGAGAGGGATGGTTCTGGTAGGTGCACCTTGGACACGACGACGTTTCACCATTGTTTACAGCGACGGGTGCTCCATTCTTCACATCTTTCGGCGGCGGACCAGGAGCGGGTCGGTTCGAAATGGCTGCTATGGCCGCCTTGACTACATGCACCGTTGGCGGCTTGATTCC is a window of Pyrenophora tritici-repentis strain M4 chromosome 2, whole genome shotgun sequence DNA encoding:
- a CDS encoding putative S-adenosylmethionine-dependent methyltransferase; this encodes MSTFAKATFSATRYAVSRPSYPPALYEKVLGYHKGQQRLCVDLGTGHGLIPRYLASSFDHVVGLDPSAGMVAEAKERSKSFTNLKFMQSSAEKMPMIADDSVDLVTAGQAAHWFNHTDVFKELRRILRPQGTLAYWGYKDHVLVNRPIATKVLNDYAYGKEKKFLGSYWGQPGRSIVQNLLRSVHPPPSGWADIMRIEYEPEAPANSPTPNEKLMFKRMRLGEMEEYIRTWSSVHSWQLEHPDRVRIRDGGKGDVVDEMMETMVASDPSLQVNGANWQELDIDVEWGSYILLARRN
- a CDS encoding EAP30 multi-domain protein, which gives rise to MFLHQLDLTTALRPSLLPEETLLFVQDQVGLYEGKFKIPEYQNGQSYLTSHRVCYVDHNEPRKNSVAIFLKDVEKADFYAGFLKSSPKITLYPKPLKQLSRGSSVPSNPQVASVSSSTPPRHSSPAPPPPASATWVCPICSFSNPVPSNFDPALASRTPIPPCLACGIKPPTVHVVKAAIAAISNRPAPGPPPKDVKNGAPVAVNNGETSSCPRCTYQNHPSLLNCEICGASLTTAADRRLDILQEPSRSQSPGPTLASPLQSESVECIKMSFRAGGGPIFYERLKNALIQRKWLLQSAPPIPKPRPASGSFQDGYAPNPDGSSAEEERPRVVGIAGLERRGLEQRQNNEAMIGGAFEDLEALMTSAKEIIALAEQFASQANLGTSDSSEANALASQSASALGLVTTKDMLGTGSGSESLYVSELSRNLAEWLTDDTRGILRKEGGIMTLVDLWAVFNRARGGVELVSPSDFEKAARMWDTLKLPVRLRQFKSGLLVVQGRDRTDEKTIASLLAWLKILHQEPPANEVTWDWQMYGRGVTAQETAERFGWSVGVATEELEMAEESGALCREQGIDGFRFWENWLINMPETVGASM